Below is a genomic region from Caldisericia bacterium.
AGATAGGGGAGTTGTTTTTGTAAGACAGAAGAATATACTTGGTGCATCCTTCCATCCTGAACTTACAGAGGATACAAGAATTCATGAGATGTTTATAAAAACAATCAAAGAAAGGAGGTGAAATAGGTGTCAGGACATTCCAAATGGCATAACATACAGGCAAGAAAATCTGCAGTTGATAAAAAGAAAGGGAAGCTCTTCAGTAAGCTCATAAGAGAGATAACCATTGCTGCAAGAGAAGGTGGAGGAGATCCAGAGACAAATCCAAGACTTAGAACTGCCATAGAGAAGGCAAAGGAAGCCAATATGCCCTCTGAGAATATTAAGAAGGCGATACTAAGAGGCACAGGACAGTTAGAGGGTCAGAAGTATGAGGAAATAGTTTACGAAGGTTATGGACCTGGAGGAGTTGCTGTCTATGTGGAAGCTGTAACTGACAACAAGAATAGAACAACTGCAGAAATTAGAAGAATATTCTCAAGACATGGAGGAAGCCTTGGAGAAAATGGATGTGTCTCATGGATGTTTGAAAGAAAAGGGCAGTTAAAAATTGACCCTCAGGGAATGTCAGATGATGATATACTTCTAATCTCTGCCGATGCAGGAGCTGAAGACCTTAAAAGGGAAGATAGTGAAGTCTATGTCTATACCTCTCCCTCTGACCTTTACAAAGTAAAGCAATCCCTTGAGGAGAATGGCATTAAAGTTGTATCCGCAGATTTTGTAATGATACCAAAGAATAGTGTAAAAGTAGAGGGTGAGAAAGCAGAGCAGACACTCAAACTCATAAGTGAACTTGAAGATCATGACGATATTCAGAAAGTATTTTCAAATTTTGAAATTTCCGATGAGGAAATGGAAAGAATAGCTCTTTCCATGAAATAGATGCTCATACTCGGAATTGACCCTGGTCTTTCAAACCTTGGATATGCCATAGTAGAGGATAAAGATCCACCTTCTCTTGTTGAATATGGAGTTATAGAAACGAAGAAAACCACTCCATATAACATAAGGTTAAGGGAGATCTTTGAGAAATTACAATCTCTATTCAAAAAATACAAGCCAGAAGTTACTGTTTTAGAAAAACTTTATTTTAAGAAGAATGTTAAAACAGCAATGCGGATAGGAGAGGTAAGAGGAGTAATTCTTCTCCTCACCTCTCTATTTAATTCAGAGATATCTGAAATATCACCTTCTAAAGTGAAGAGTTCATTTACAGGATTTGGAAGAGCAGGAAAGAAGGAG
It encodes:
- a CDS encoding YebC/PmpR family DNA-binding transcriptional regulator, producing the protein MSGHSKWHNIQARKSAVDKKKGKLFSKLIREITIAAREGGGDPETNPRLRTAIEKAKEANMPSENIKKAILRGTGQLEGQKYEEIVYEGYGPGGVAVYVEAVTDNKNRTTAEIRRIFSRHGGSLGENGCVSWMFERKGQLKIDPQGMSDDDILLISADAGAEDLKREDSEVYVYTSPSDLYKVKQSLEENGIKVVSADFVMIPKNSVKVEGEKAEQTLKLISELEDHDDIQKVFSNFEISDEEMERIALSMK
- a CDS encoding crossover junction endodeoxyribonuclease RuvC; protein product: MLILGIDPGLSNLGYAIVEDKDPPSLVEYGVIETKKTTPYNIRLREIFEKLQSLFKKYKPEVTVLEKLYFKKNVKTAMRIGEVRGVILLLTSLFNSEISEISPSKVKSSFTGFGRAGKKEMKRMAEILFKKRIKEDDSVDAIAIALAYINTKTFEEKGDLLS